From Gloeocapsa sp. DLM2.Bin57:
TCCCGACTGGATACCGCAAAAACCTGCTCATTTAATTGACCCAGTTCGTCTTGGTGAATTGATTCTTTCTATCCCAGATTTAGAAGGTTTAACAATCTCAGGGGGAGAACCCATGTTACAAGCAAAAGGGCTATTAGAGTTATTTACTTATTTGCGTCAACGTCGAGAACTATCTATTATTTGCTATAGTGGCTTTACATTAGAACAACTTTGCACTAAATCAAGTTTAGCTATTGACTCAATTTTAGCCATGATCGATGTTCTTATTGATGGTCAGTATATAGCAGAACTAGATGATAATCTTGGTTTGCGTGGCTCTTCTAATCAAGTAGTTCATTTTCTTTCCTCTCACTATATTTCCCAAGTAGATATGTTTACTAAGGGAAAACGAAACGTAGAAATTCATCTCCTTGGGGAACAAGCTTTATTGGTTGGTGTTCCTCCTCAAAATTTTATTAACCAGTTTCATGCAATAGTTGGTGGTGAGCAAGTTGTCCATCAGAAGAAAGACTAACTTTCTCCAAATTCTTTAACAGAATAAACTAAGTCTAGGCTTAAATGGAAGGTTCGTGCAACCAGGGGCAATCAGTCGCTGAAAGTATTGATATACAACAGTTTTAGTGATTACCCTTTTCTTTAAAATTGATGAAGTACAAAAAGTGATCGATAATCTGCGAGCCTGTTGGGCTGATCTCTAAGCTGTTCCGCAGTTAAATTTTAAGAACAATCTAGGCTAATAAAAGATCACAGATCCCGAAATATTCAGTTTACGTGCGTATTAGCTTATCTAATTTTGTAGATTAAAAAGTTGCTGACTTTTGAGAGAGCGACTTTTTTTTTCTTCTTTTATCAAAAACTAAGCTATTGTACCAATCCTAATCTCTAGGCTCATTTTATCCGCTATCGCGTTCAGATTTTGATAATTTACAACAAGTTTAAGACATGAACGCAAATAACGGAAAGCTCATCAATACTGAGGACACCCAAA
This genomic window contains:
- a CDS encoding radical SAM protein; the protein is MTLLNIAEICTTTQTLGPGKRFVIWLQGCCFRCPQCVSPDWIPQKPAHLIDPVRLGELILSIPDLEGLTISGGEPMLQAKGLLELFTYLRQRRELSIICYSGFTLEQLCTKSSLAIDSILAMIDVLIDGQYIAELDDNLGLRGSSNQVVHFLSSHYISQVDMFTKGKRNVEIHLLGEQALLVGVPPQNFINQFHAIVGGEQVVHQKKD